One region of Aeromicrobium sp. Sec7.5 genomic DNA includes:
- the rplM gene encoding 50S ribosomal protein L13 has protein sequence MRTFSPKPADITRQWHVIDAQDVVLGRLAVEAATLLRGKHKPTFAPHVDGGDFVIIINAEKVALTGAKRTDKQVYRHSGFPGGLKQISYGDLLEKDARKAIEKSVTGMLPKNRLGRAQISKLKVYSGPSHPHAAQKPQPFEITQISQ, from the coding sequence GTGCGCACGTTCAGCCCGAAGCCCGCTGACATCACCCGTCAGTGGCACGTCATCGATGCCCAGGACGTCGTCCTGGGCCGTCTGGCCGTCGAGGCTGCCACGCTGCTGCGTGGCAAGCACAAGCCGACCTTCGCCCCGCACGTCGACGGTGGTGACTTCGTCATCATCATCAACGCCGAGAAGGTGGCGCTGACCGGTGCCAAGCGCACCGACAAGCAGGTCTACCGCCACAGCGGCTTCCCGGGCGGCCTGAAGCAGATCTCCTACGGCGACCTGCTCGAGAAGGACGCCCGCAAGGCCATCGAGAAGTCGGTCACCGGCATGCTGCCGAAGAACCGTCTGGGCCGTGCGCAGATCAGCAAGCTCAAGGTCTACTCCGGCCCGAGCCACCCGCACGCCGCCCAGAAGCCCCAGCCGTTCGAGATCACGCAGATCTCCCAGTGA
- the rplQ gene encoding 50S ribosomal protein L17: MPTPTKGPRLGGSPAHQRLILANLAQSLFEHGKITTTEAKARRLRPYAEQLITKAKTDTVANRRLVVKVIRDKSVLHTLFTEIGPAMATRPGGYTRITKLGPRKGDNAPMAVIEIVEAQEFAAQNQAPKAKTAPKAASVEEAPAEETSDETVTDEAVSTEGETPPEETTTEAPAEAEATEADATDEESSAKE, translated from the coding sequence ATGCCTACCCCCACCAAGGGTCCCCGCCTCGGCGGCAGCCCCGCGCACCAGCGGTTGATCCTGGCCAACCTGGCGCAGTCGCTGTTCGAGCACGGCAAGATCACGACGACCGAGGCCAAGGCCCGCCGTCTGCGTCCCTATGCCGAGCAGCTCATCACCAAGGCCAAGACCGACACGGTGGCCAACCGCCGCCTGGTCGTCAAGGTCATCCGTGACAAGAGCGTCCTGCACACCCTGTTCACCGAGATCGGGCCGGCCATGGCCACCCGTCCCGGGGGCTACACGCGCATCACGAAGCTCGGCCCCCGCAAGGGCGACAACGCCCCGATGGCCGTGATCGAGATCGTCGAGGCCCAGGAGTTCGCGGCGCAGAACCAGGCCCCCAAGGCCAAGACGGCCCCGAAGGCCGCGTCCGTCGAGGAGGCTCCCGCCGAGGAGACCAGCGACGAGACCGTGACCGACGAGGCTGTGTCGACCGAGGGCGAGACGCCGCCCGAGGAGACCACCACCGAGGCTCCGGCCGAGGCGGAGGCCACCGAGGCCGACGCGACCGACGAGGAGTCCTCCGCCAAGGAGTGA
- a CDS encoding endo alpha-1,4 polygalactosaminidase, protein MRRPALVLVVALLGSLLTGCAGGSGEDDLELPPVGAVVDYQLGGPYEPADDVDVVTRDSSSVPDPDRYSICYVNGFQTQPGGARDVLVDQHGIDLLLQADGQDVIDPGWPGETLFDTSTAQNRTALAEVVGDWIRTCASDGFDAVEIDNLDSWTRSRGLLTQDDAEAFARLLVDAAHDAGLPVAQKNSAEVDGPALGFDFAVTEECAVYDECDDYTAMYGEHVIEVEYTDNGREAFDESCADAAGDRSILLRDRDVVPDDDPAYVFEHC, encoded by the coding sequence GTGAGGCGCCCGGCCCTGGTCCTGGTCGTCGCCCTGCTGGGCTCGCTGCTGACCGGCTGCGCTGGTGGGTCGGGCGAGGACGACCTCGAGCTCCCTCCCGTCGGCGCCGTCGTCGACTACCAGCTCGGCGGGCCCTACGAACCGGCCGACGACGTCGACGTCGTGACCCGGGACAGCTCCTCGGTGCCCGATCCCGACCGCTACTCCATCTGCTACGTCAACGGGTTCCAGACCCAGCCCGGTGGGGCGCGCGACGTCCTCGTCGACCAGCACGGGATCGACCTGCTGCTGCAGGCCGACGGGCAGGACGTCATCGATCCCGGGTGGCCGGGCGAGACCCTGTTCGACACCTCGACGGCCCAGAATCGCACCGCACTGGCCGAGGTCGTCGGCGACTGGATCCGCACGTGCGCCAGCGATGGCTTCGACGCCGTGGAGATCGACAACCTCGACAGCTGGACCCGGTCACGCGGCCTGCTGACCCAGGACGACGCCGAGGCCTTCGCGCGGCTCCTGGTCGACGCGGCGCACGACGCCGGGCTGCCGGTCGCGCAGAAGAACAGCGCCGAGGTCGACGGACCCGCCCTCGGCTTCGACTTCGCCGTCACCGAGGAGTGCGCGGTCTACGACGAGTGCGACGACTACACCGCGATGTACGGCGAGCACGTGATCGAGGTCGAGTACACCGACAACGGGCGCGAGGCGTTCGACGAGTCCTGCGCCGACGCCGCCGGGGACCGGTCGATCCTGCTGCGCGACCGCGACGTCGTGCCGGACGACGACCCCGCCTACGTCTTCGAGCACTGCTGA
- the rpsM gene encoding 30S ribosomal protein S13 — translation MARLIGVDLPREKRLEIALTYIFGIGRTRAAETLAATGVSGDLRVHELTDDQLVALRDHIEANYQTEGDLRREVTADIRRKMEIGSYQGRRHRAHLPVRGQRTKTNARTRKGPKRTVAGKKK, via the coding sequence ATGGCACGCCTCATCGGAGTGGATCTCCCGCGCGAGAAGCGCCTCGAGATCGCACTCACCTACATCTTCGGCATCGGGCGCACCCGCGCCGCCGAGACCCTCGCCGCCACCGGCGTCTCCGGCGACCTCCGGGTCCACGAGCTCACCGACGACCAGCTCGTCGCGCTCCGTGACCACATCGAGGCCAACTACCAGACCGAGGGCGACCTCCGTCGTGAGGTGACTGCCGACATCCGTCGCAAGATGGAGATCGGCAGCTACCAGGGCCGTCGTCACCGCGCTCACCTGCCGGTCCGCGGCCAGCGCACCAAGACCAACGCGCGCACCCGCAAGGGTCCGAAGCGCACTGTCGCCGGAAAGAAGAAGTGA
- a CDS encoding DNA-directed RNA polymerase subunit alpha, with amino-acid sequence MLIAQRPTLSEEVVDEFRSRFVIEPLEPGFGYTLGNSLRRTLLSSIPGAAVTSIKIDGVLHEFSTVPGVTEDVTEIILNLKGLVVSSTVDEPVVMYLRASGAGAATAANIEVPADVEIHNPDLHIATLNDKARLDIELVVERGRGYVTAVQNKTGDEEIGRMPIDSIYSPVLKVTYKVEATRVEQRTDFDKLVIDVETKGSLLPRDAIASAGSTLVELFGLARELNVEAEGIDIGPSPVDEQLAADLALPIEDLDFSVRSYNCLKREGVHTVGELITRSEQDLLDIRNFGQKSIDEVKEKLVEMGLGLKDSPAGFDPTAVAFDDEDASFAEDEQY; translated from the coding sequence ATGCTGATCGCCCAGCGCCCCACCCTGTCCGAAGAGGTCGTCGACGAGTTCCGTTCGCGGTTCGTCATCGAGCCCCTCGAGCCCGGGTTCGGCTACACCCTCGGCAACTCGCTGCGTCGCACCCTCCTGAGCTCGATCCCGGGTGCGGCCGTCACGTCGATCAAGATCGACGGCGTCCTGCACGAGTTCTCGACGGTCCCCGGGGTCACCGAGGACGTCACCGAGATCATCCTGAACCTCAAGGGCCTCGTGGTCTCCTCGACCGTCGACGAGCCCGTCGTCATGTACCTGCGCGCCTCGGGCGCGGGGGCCGCGACGGCGGCCAACATCGAGGTGCCGGCCGATGTGGAGATCCACAACCCGGACCTGCACATCGCGACGCTCAACGACAAGGCCCGTCTGGACATCGAGCTCGTCGTCGAGCGCGGTCGTGGCTACGTCACGGCCGTGCAGAACAAGACCGGCGACGAGGAGATCGGTCGCATGCCGATCGACTCGATCTACAGCCCCGTGCTGAAGGTCACCTACAAGGTCGAGGCCACGCGTGTCGAGCAGCGCACCGACTTCGACAAGCTCGTGATCGACGTCGAGACCAAGGGCTCGCTCCTGCCGCGCGACGCGATCGCGTCGGCCGGCTCGACCCTGGTCGAGCTGTTCGGGCTGGCCCGTGAGCTCAACGTCGAGGCCGAGGGCATCGACATCGGTCCCTCGCCGGTCGACGAGCAGCTCGCCGCCGACCTCGCGCTGCCGATCGAGGACCTCGACTTCAGCGTTCGTTCGTACAACTGCCTCAAGCGTGAGGGCGTCCACACCGTCGGTGAGCTGATCACCCGTTCGGAGCAGGATCTCCTCGACATCCGCAACTTCGGGCAGAAGTCGATCGACGAGGTCAAGGAGAAGCTGGTCGAGATGGGTCTGGGCCTGAAGGACAGCCCGGCCGGCTTCGACCCGACCGCCGTCGCCTTCGACGACGAGGACGCCTCGTTCGCCGAGGACGAGCAGTACTGA
- a CDS encoding M20/M25/M40 family metallo-hydrolase, which yields MSAREAAGRLAELVRCRTVSAPDERDEREFARFRETFARLYPRLHAELELTTFPLGSLLFRWPGRTEADPIVLMAHYDVVPAPAEQWDRDPFSGEIVDGPTGSVVHGRGTLDDKGSLVCVAEAVEHLLAAGHVPEHDVWLCFGADEEVEGHEARQVVNHLASLGVRPWLVSDEGGAVVDDALPGLTGLSAMVATVEKGVTNVHLVARGGGGHASTPSPNGATAQLARAIVRLEESPAPPSLSEPVLQMLDVVAESMPLPVRLALGQARRARRPVAEVLARVSKETSSMVRTTMAVTRLSGSPADNVLATEARAVVNVRLAVGDDREQLRARLTRLLKGLDVEIEAVEGNDPPPVSRTDNAAWAHLGRAIAALETPGETVRVVPYVQTGATDSRHFTRISDSVYRFSPLKMSRSQRDSIHAPNEWVEADWLERGAAFHRWLIAGARGSSARSGVGPFVPVVEV from the coding sequence GTGAGCGCCCGGGAGGCCGCCGGACGCCTGGCGGAGCTCGTGCGGTGCCGCACGGTGTCGGCGCCGGACGAGCGTGACGAGCGCGAGTTCGCGCGCTTCCGCGAGACCTTCGCGCGGCTGTACCCGCGGCTGCACGCCGAGCTCGAGCTCACGACCTTCCCGCTCGGGTCCCTCCTCTTCCGGTGGCCCGGGCGCACCGAGGCCGATCCGATCGTGCTCATGGCGCACTACGACGTCGTCCCGGCTCCGGCGGAGCAGTGGGACCGCGACCCGTTCTCCGGTGAGATCGTCGACGGACCCACGGGATCGGTCGTGCACGGTCGCGGCACGCTCGACGACAAGGGCTCGCTCGTCTGTGTGGCCGAGGCCGTCGAGCACCTGCTCGCTGCCGGGCACGTCCCCGAGCACGACGTCTGGCTCTGCTTCGGCGCCGATGAGGAGGTCGAGGGCCATGAGGCGCGGCAGGTCGTCAACCACCTGGCGTCGCTCGGAGTGCGACCCTGGCTCGTGTCCGACGAGGGTGGGGCCGTGGTCGACGACGCGCTGCCCGGGCTGACCGGCCTCAGCGCGATGGTGGCCACGGTCGAGAAGGGGGTGACCAACGTGCACCTCGTGGCCCGCGGTGGCGGAGGCCACGCCTCCACCCCGTCGCCGAACGGCGCCACGGCCCAGCTGGCGCGGGCGATCGTGCGGCTCGAGGAGAGTCCCGCGCCGCCGTCGCTCTCGGAGCCCGTCCTGCAGATGCTCGACGTCGTGGCCGAGTCCATGCCGCTGCCCGTCCGGCTGGCACTGGGGCAGGCGCGGCGTGCCCGTCGGCCCGTGGCCGAGGTCCTCGCCCGCGTGAGCAAGGAGACGAGCTCGATGGTGCGGACCACGATGGCCGTGACCCGTCTGAGCGGATCTCCGGCCGACAACGTGCTGGCGACCGAGGCCCGCGCGGTCGTCAACGTCCGTCTCGCCGTGGGCGACGACCGCGAGCAGCTGCGAGCTCGGCTCACCCGCCTGCTGAAGGGGCTCGACGTCGAGATCGAGGCCGTCGAGGGCAACGACCCGCCACCGGTCTCCCGCACCGACAACGCCGCGTGGGCCCACCTCGGCCGCGCGATCGCGGCACTCGAGACGCCAGGCGAGACCGTTCGCGTCGTGCCGTACGTGCAGACCGGCGCGACCGACAGTCGTCACTTCACCCGGATCAGCGACTCGGTGTACCGCTTCAGCCCGCTCAAGATGAGCCGGTCGCAGCGCGACTCGATCCACGCCCCGAACGAGTGGGTCGAGGCCGACTGGCTCGAGCGTGGTGCGGCGTTCCACCGGTGGTTGATCGCGGGGGCGCGCGGCTCGTCGGCTAGGAGTGGTGTCGGACCGTTCGTCCCGGTGGTTGAGGTGTGA
- the infA gene encoding translation initiation factor IF-1 encodes MAKKEGVIEMEGAVVEALPNAMFRVELTNGHKVLAHISGKMRQHYIRILPEDRVVVELSPYDLSRGRIVYRYK; translated from the coding sequence ATGGCGAAAAAAGAAGGCGTCATCGAGATGGAAGGCGCGGTGGTGGAGGCTCTCCCCAACGCGATGTTCCGCGTCGAGCTGACGAACGGGCACAAGGTGCTCGCTCACATCAGCGGGAAGATGCGCCAGCACTACATCCGGATCCTCCCCGAGGACCGGGTCGTGGTGGAGCTCTCGCCGTACGACCTCAGCCGTGGGCGCATCGTCTACCGCTACAAGTGA
- a CDS encoding citrate synthase produces MTEKNTLTVRDNRSGEEYEVDIADGAVRATDFSQIGRTEDSPGLAVYDPGFTNTASTRSAVTYIDGDKGILEYRGYPIEQLAENSTYLEVAYLLVNGELPNQKQHEQWVHDITFHTFVHENLKSFMQGFRYDAHPMGQLLSSVGALSTFYPEARNIKDPEIRMAQVVRLIAKMPTLGAWSFRHAQGKPYVYPDNDLSYTENFLSMLFKMSERKYDADPRLVKALEVLFILHADHEQNCSTNAVRSVGSSQVDPYSAVSAGIAALFGPLHGGANEAVLRMLKRIKTKDNVPAFIEGVKNGEEKLMGFGHRVYKNFDPRATIIKKAVDDVFEVTGVNPLLEIAQELEKIALNDEYFIKRKLYPNVDFYSGLIYEALQFPPEMFTVLFAIPRTSGWLAQWIELVDDPEQKIARPKQIYTGARTLDFVPASQRWA; encoded by the coding sequence GTGACCGAGAAGAACACCCTGACCGTCCGCGACAACCGCTCGGGCGAGGAGTACGAGGTCGACATCGCCGACGGCGCCGTCCGCGCGACCGACTTCAGCCAGATCGGCAGGACCGAGGACTCCCCCGGACTGGCGGTCTACGACCCCGGCTTCACCAACACCGCGTCGACCCGCAGCGCCGTCACCTACATCGACGGCGACAAGGGCATCCTCGAGTACCGGGGCTACCCGATCGAGCAGCTGGCCGAGAACTCGACGTACCTGGAGGTGGCCTACCTCCTGGTCAACGGCGAGCTGCCGAACCAGAAGCAGCACGAGCAGTGGGTGCACGACATCACGTTCCACACCTTCGTGCACGAGAACCTCAAGAGCTTCATGCAGGGCTTCCGCTACGACGCGCACCCCATGGGTCAGCTGCTGTCGAGCGTCGGCGCTCTGTCGACGTTCTACCCCGAGGCCCGGAACATCAAGGACCCCGAGATCCGCATGGCGCAGGTCGTCCGCCTGATCGCCAAGATGCCGACCCTCGGCGCCTGGTCGTTCCGTCACGCGCAGGGCAAGCCGTACGTCTACCCCGACAACGACCTGTCGTACACCGAGAACTTCCTCTCGATGCTGTTCAAGATGAGCGAGCGCAAGTACGACGCCGACCCGCGCCTCGTGAAGGCCCTCGAGGTCCTGTTCATCCTGCACGCCGACCACGAGCAGAACTGCTCGACCAACGCGGTGCGCTCGGTGGGCTCCAGCCAGGTCGACCCGTACTCGGCGGTCAGCGCCGGCATCGCGGCCCTCTTCGGCCCGCTGCACGGTGGCGCCAACGAGGCCGTGCTCCGCATGCTCAAGCGCATCAAGACCAAGGACAACGTCCCGGCGTTCATCGAGGGCGTCAAGAACGGTGAGGAGAAGCTCATGGGCTTCGGTCACCGCGTCTACAAGAACTTCGACCCCCGTGCCACGATCATCAAGAAGGCCGTCGACGACGTCTTCGAGGTCACGGGCGTCAACCCGCTGCTGGAGATCGCGCAGGAGCTCGAGAAGATCGCGCTCAACGACGAGTACTTCATCAAGCGCAAGCTGTACCCGAACGTCGACTTCTACTCGGGCCTGATCTACGAGGCGCTGCAGTTCCCGCCGGAGATGTTCACCGTGCTGTTCGCGATCCCGCGCACCTCGGGCTGGCTGGCGCAGTGGATCGAGCTCGTCGACGACCCGGAGCAGAAGATCGCCCGCCCGAAGCAGATCTACACGGGCGCACGCACGCTCGACTTCGTGCCGGCGTCGCAGCGCTGGGCCTGA
- the rpsK gene encoding 30S ribosomal protein S11, translating to MPPKSAGAKKVRRKEKKNVVQGHAHIKSTFNNTHVTITDPSGAVIAWASGGTVGFKGSRKSTPFAAGMAAEAAGRQAQEHGMKKVDVFVKGPGSGRETAIRSLSGVGLEVGTISDVTPSPHNGCRPPKHRRL from the coding sequence ATGCCTCCCAAGAGCGCTGGCGCCAAGAAGGTGCGCCGCAAGGAGAAGAAGAACGTCGTTCAGGGCCACGCCCACATCAAGAGCACGTTCAACAACACGCACGTCACCATCACCGACCCGTCCGGCGCGGTCATCGCCTGGGCGTCCGGTGGAACCGTGGGCTTCAAGGGCTCCCGCAAGTCGACGCCGTTCGCGGCCGGCATGGCGGCCGAGGCTGCTGGGCGTCAGGCCCAGGAGCACGGCATGAAGAAGGTCGACGTCTTCGTCAAGGGTCCGGGTTCGGGCCGTGAGACCGCCATCCGCTCCCTGAGCGGTGTCGGCCTGGAGGTCGGCACGATCTCCGACGTCACCCCCAGCCCCCACAACGGCTGCCGCCCGCCCAAGCACCGTCGTCTCTGA
- a CDS encoding MmcQ/YjbR family DNA-binding protein, with protein sequence MASTWDEVVAFATGTFPQTEESTSWGNPSLKVKGKMLCRLRLEKEAHGALALKCSPEDKEALLASDDSAFFTISHYDGYPYVLVDLTRVEVDELHELLTDAWLLAAPVRVRQEWEAQR encoded by the coding sequence ATGGCCAGTACCTGGGACGAGGTCGTTGCCTTCGCGACCGGGACGTTCCCCCAGACCGAGGAGTCGACCTCCTGGGGCAACCCCTCGCTCAAGGTGAAGGGCAAGATGCTCTGCCGGCTCCGGCTCGAGAAGGAGGCGCACGGAGCCCTGGCGCTGAAGTGCTCCCCGGAGGACAAGGAGGCTCTGCTCGCCAGTGACGACTCGGCCTTCTTCACCATCTCCCACTACGACGGCTACCCGTACGTGCTGGTCGACCTCACGCGCGTCGAGGTCGACGAACTGCACGAGCTCCTGACCGACGCCTGGCTGCTGGCTGCCCCCGTGCGGGTCCGGCAGGAATGGGAGGCCCAGCGGTGA
- a CDS encoding NUDIX domain-containing protein, with translation MPRLLSAGILLHRRRDGVTEVLLGHLGGPYWARQHERAWSIPKGVVEDGEEPVDAARREFTEELGVPVPDGPLVDLGSVRQSRKDVRIWALEGDLDPGSIEPGTFEMEWPPRSGRTIVVPELDRVAWFDLETAATVVVAAQAEHLQRLAALSD, from the coding sequence GTGCCCCGGCTCCTGAGCGCGGGCATCCTGCTGCACCGTCGTCGCGACGGAGTCACCGAGGTCCTCCTCGGCCATCTGGGAGGTCCGTACTGGGCGCGCCAGCACGAGCGGGCGTGGTCGATCCCGAAGGGCGTGGTCGAGGACGGCGAGGAACCGGTCGACGCGGCCCGGCGGGAGTTCACCGAGGAGCTCGGCGTCCCGGTCCCGGACGGCCCGCTCGTCGACCTCGGGAGCGTGCGGCAGTCACGCAAGGACGTGCGCATCTGGGCCCTCGAGGGCGACCTCGACCCGGGTTCCATCGAGCCCGGCACCTTCGAGATGGAGTGGCCGCCGCGCTCCGGCCGCACGATCGTGGTGCCCGAGCTGGATCGCGTCGCGTGGTTCGACCTGGAGACGGCCGCCACGGTCGTGGTCGCCGCCCAGGCCGAGCACCTGCAGCGGCTCGCGGCACTGTCAGACTGA
- the rpmJ gene encoding 50S ribosomal protein L36, whose product MKVNPSVKKICDKCKVIRRHGRVMVICENPRHKQRQG is encoded by the coding sequence ATGAAGGTCAACCCGAGCGTGAAGAAGATCTGTGACAAGTGCAAGGTGATCCGTCGCCACGGACGCGTCATGGTCATCTGCGAGAACCCCCGGCACAAGCAGCGCCAGGGCTGA
- a CDS encoding class I SAM-dependent methyltransferase, which yields MADHYFSRTPGVAARLREVEIELGGRRLAMRTSSGVFSGDGLDHATRHLLQRLDDEAPSSTHPAPARVLDLGCGWGPIALALAAHWPAAEVWAVDVNERALELTERNAERHDLPVTTSLPEDVPSDLRFDAIWSNPPIRIGKQALHELLLLWLERLADDGSMTMVVGRQLGADSLQRWLDEQGWPTERLGSAKGFRLLRTRRPAPTPAP from the coding sequence GTGGCCGACCACTACTTCTCCCGGACCCCCGGGGTCGCGGCACGCCTGCGCGAGGTCGAGATCGAGCTCGGCGGTCGGCGCCTCGCGATGCGCACCTCGTCCGGCGTGTTCTCCGGCGACGGGCTCGACCACGCCACACGCCACCTGCTGCAGCGCCTCGACGACGAGGCCCCCTCCTCCACCCACCCCGCGCCCGCCCGCGTGCTGGACCTGGGCTGCGGCTGGGGCCCGATCGCGCTCGCGCTGGCGGCACACTGGCCGGCCGCCGAGGTGTGGGCCGTCGACGTCAATGAGCGCGCGTTGGAGCTCACCGAGCGCAATGCCGAGCGCCACGACCTGCCGGTCACGACCTCGCTTCCCGAGGACGTCCCGAGCGACCTGCGCTTCGACGCGATCTGGTCCAATCCGCCGATCCGCATCGGCAAGCAGGCCCTGCACGAGCTGCTCCTGCTCTGGCTCGAGCGGCTCGCCGACGATGGCAGCATGACGATGGTCGTGGGCCGCCAGCTCGGGGCCGACTCGCTGCAGCGCTGGCTCGACGAGCAGGGCTGGCCCACCGAGCGCCTCGGCTCGGCCAAGGGCTTCCGCCTCCTGCGCACCCGCCGACCCGCACCCACGCCCGCTCCCTGA
- the rpsD gene encoding 30S ribosomal protein S4: MARYTGPLTKKSRRLGVDLVGGDAAFERRPYPPGQHGRARIKESEYRTQLQEKQKARYTYGILEKQFANYYELASRRPGKTGDNLLTLLESRLDNVVYRAGLARTRRHARQLVNHGHFLVNGVKTNIPSFQVSKFDIVDVKAKSLNTTPFIVARETHDADTVPAWLDVSPDRGRILVHQNPIREQITVPIQEQLIVEFYSKK; this comes from the coding sequence ATGGCCCGTTACACCGGTCCTCTCACCAAGAAGTCGCGTCGCCTCGGCGTCGACCTCGTCGGTGGTGACGCCGCCTTCGAGCGTCGTCCCTACCCGCCCGGCCAGCACGGCCGCGCCCGCATCAAGGAGTCCGAGTACCGCACCCAGCTGCAGGAGAAGCAGAAGGCGCGCTACACCTACGGCATCCTCGAGAAGCAGTTCGCCAACTACTACGAGCTCGCCTCGCGTCGTCCCGGCAAGACCGGTGACAACCTGCTGACGCTGCTCGAGTCGCGTCTCGACAACGTGGTCTACCGCGCGGGCCTGGCCCGCACGCGCCGCCACGCCCGTCAGCTCGTCAACCACGGTCACTTCCTGGTCAACGGCGTCAAGACGAACATCCCGTCGTTCCAGGTCAGCAAGTTCGACATCGTCGACGTCAAGGCCAAGAGCCTGAACACGACGCCGTTCATCGTCGCTCGCGAGACCCACGACGCCGACACCGTGCCCGCGTGGCTCGACGTGTCGCCCGACCGCGGCCGGATCCTGGTGCACCAGAACCCGATCCGCGAGCAGATCACCGTTCCGATCCAGGAACAGCTCATCGTCGAGTTCTACTCGAAGAAGTAG
- the truA gene encoding tRNA pseudouridine(38-40) synthase TruA encodes MRLRIDLAYDGTDFAGWATQPGQRTVQGDLEAALARILRLPQEPTVTCAGRTDAGVHARGQVAHVDLDTHPGVLERRLRRYLPSDIRIKAVTEAHPDFEARFAATERRYVYRMTDHPAGPDPLARGMIVAHPRPLTVDLMNEAAEHLLGQHDFAAFCRRREGATTIRTLLALRTVRGGETIATTVRADAFCHSMVRSLMGCLVAVGERRFPPEFAAEVLSGKVRDGRVKVMEPHGLVLEEVVYPDDAGLSARVRESRRRRDE; translated from the coding sequence GTGAGACTGCGGATCGACCTGGCCTACGACGGCACTGACTTCGCCGGCTGGGCGACCCAGCCGGGACAGCGCACCGTCCAGGGTGACCTCGAGGCCGCTCTGGCCAGGATCCTGCGGCTGCCCCAGGAGCCCACCGTCACCTGCGCCGGACGCACCGACGCCGGGGTCCACGCGCGCGGCCAGGTCGCGCACGTCGACCTCGACACCCACCCCGGTGTCCTCGAGCGACGCCTGCGCCGCTACCTGCCGTCCGACATCCGCATCAAGGCGGTCACGGAGGCCCACCCCGACTTCGAGGCACGCTTCGCCGCCACCGAGCGCCGGTACGTCTATCGGATGACCGACCACCCGGCCGGGCCCGACCCGCTCGCCCGCGGCATGATCGTCGCCCACCCGAGGCCGCTCACGGTCGACCTCATGAACGAGGCGGCCGAGCACCTGCTGGGCCAGCACGACTTCGCGGCCTTCTGCCGCAGGCGAGAGGGCGCCACCACGATCCGGACGCTGCTCGCCCTGCGCACCGTCCGCGGCGGCGAGACGATTGCGACGACCGTCCGGGCCGACGCCTTCTGCCACTCGATGGTGCGTTCGCTCATGGGCTGCCTCGTCGCGGTCGGCGAGCGCCGGTTCCCGCCGGAGTTCGCCGCCGAGGTGCTGTCCGGGAAGGTCCGTGACGGGCGGGTCAAGGTCATGGAGCCGCACGGACTCGTGCTGGAGGAGGTCGTGTACCCCGACGACGCCGGCCTGTCCGCCCGGGTCCGCGAGTCGCGCCGTCGCCGGGACGAGTGA